Proteins co-encoded in one Salvia splendens isolate huo1 chromosome 4, SspV2, whole genome shotgun sequence genomic window:
- the LOC121798143 gene encoding LOW QUALITY PROTEIN: pentatricopeptide repeat-containing protein At1g05670, mitochondrial-like (The sequence of the model RefSeq protein was modified relative to this genomic sequence to represent the inferred CDS: deleted 1 base in 1 codon) has protein sequence MKRGPIILSCCLKPSLGRGHLTFTCFSSFSLSGSSGQRSFPNYSPKKPSIKDSEFVHHISSILKQRCYEPLRQIMRSFETKFRPDHLVWVLMEIKNDYTLVMKLFNWSYMRRSPSLEARCIIIHLAVAANDINSAHKLFHEFWTSSSTDGNTLLVSHFLEKLIYTYKDWGSTPHVFDIFFQVLTEIGHLEDARKLFDKMLNYGVVLSLDSCNLFLSRVSKDIGGPLMSLKVFQEFSEVGINWNTVSYNIVIHSLCQSRKTKEAHNLLLQMELRGCFPDAVSYSTVINGYCNEGELQAVIKVTEAMLQKGLKPNAFTYNCIITLLCKTGKMVDAENILREMISQGVFPDNVVYTTLIDGFSKLGNASSALRMFNEMQSQDIIPDVIAYTALICAFCQNGKVADADQFFHELLNNGLKPDEFIYTTLIDGYCKAGEIRKAFSLHNEMIKMDLNPNVVTYTALVDGLCKQGDVETANVLLHEVREKGLILNIYTWNALVNGLCKSGNIAQAVKLMKDMEVAGIQPDVFTYTTLMDAYCKSGQMNLAHQLLSEMLQRGVKPTIVTFNVLMNGFCMSGMLEDCQKLLSWLLENSIMPNATTYNSLIKQHCIRNDVHAATQTCRDMCDQGVVPDGNTYNILIRGHCKARNMREAWFLRKEMVEKGYNLTLETYNSLIKGFIKRKKYREARELFDEMRKKGLAADEETYCTFADMNDANRSIDLTLMFRAEEVKRVTEVEKL, from the exons ATGAAGAGGGGCCCCATCATACTTTCATGTTGTCTAAAACCAAGTTTAGGCAGAGGTCATCTCACATTCACATGCTTTTCAAGTTTTTCTCTGTCGGGCTCATCTGGTCAGAGATCTTTTCCCAATTATTCACCAAAGAAACCTTCTATAAAAGATTCTGAATTTGTCCACCACATCTCAAGTATCCTCAAGCAACGCTGCTATGAGCCTCTTCGACAAATTATGAGGTCCTTTGAGACCAAATTCAGGCCTGATCATCTGGTTTGGGTTCTCATGGAAATAAAGAATGATTATACACTAGTTATGAAATTATTCAACTGGTCATATATGAGAAGATCCCCATCACTTGAGGCTCGTTGCATCATCATTCATCTTGCTGTTGCAGCTAATGATATAAACTCGGCTCATAAACTTTTTCATGAATTCTGGACAAGTTCTAGTACTGATGGCAATACCTTGTTGGTCTCCCACTTTCTTGAAAAATTGATATACACCTACAAAGATTGGGGTTCTACTCCCCATGTCTTTGACATCTTTTTCCAGGTTCTTACCGAAATTGGACACCTTGAAGATGCGCGAAAGCTCTTTGATAAGATGTTGAACTATGGTGTGGTTCTCAGTCTTGATTCCTGTAACCTGTTTCTTTCCAGAGTTTCAAAAGACATTGGTGGTCCTCTAATGTCTTTAAAAGTATTCCAAGAATTCTCTGAAGTGGGTATTAACTGGAATACTGTATCATATAATATAGTTATTCACTCACTTTGTCAATCAAGGAAAACCAAAGAAGCTCATAACTTGCTTCTACAAATGGAGTTAAGAGGTTGCTTTCCTGATGCAGTAAGTTACAGTACAGTTATCAATGGGTATTGTAATGAAGGAGAACTTCAGGCCGTGATAAAAGTTACTGAAGCTATGCTGCAGAAAGGTCTGAAGCCAAATGCATTTACGTATAACTGTATAATCACTCTTCTATGCAAGACTGGTAAAATGGTCGATGCTGAGAATATTTTGAGGGAAATGATTTCTCAGGGTGTTTTTCCTGATAATGTAGTATATACAACACTTATTGATGGTTTTAGCAAACTTGGGAATGCTTCATCTGCATTAAGAATGTTTAATGAAATGCAGAGTCAGGATATAATTCCTGATGTTATTGCATATACTGCTCTAATTTGTGCCTTTTGTCAGAATGGAAAAGTAGCAGATGCAGATCAGTTTTTTCATGAATTGCTAAATAATGGGTTGAAACCAGATGAATTTATTTATACAACACTCATTGATGGTTATTGCAAGGCAGGTGAAATTAGAAAAGCATTTTCGCTGCACAATGAGATGATCAAAATGGATTTGAATCCTAATGTCGTCACATACACTGCACTGGTTGATGGGCTGTGTAAACAAGGGGATGTTGAAACAGCAAATGTACTTCTTCATGAGGTGCGTGAAAAAGGACTTATTCTCAATATCTACACATGGAATGCGCTTGTCAATGGTCTTTGCAAATCTGGGAATATAGCACAGGCAGTGAAGTTAATGAAAGATATGGAAGTGGCTGGGATACAGCCTGATGTTTTTACCTATACTACTCTAATGGATGCATATTGCAAATCTGGTCAAATGAATCTGGCACACCAGCTGCTAAGTGAGATGTTACAGAGAGGGGTTAAACCAACAATTGTTACATTCAATGTCCTTATGAATGGATTTTGTATGTCAGGGATGCTGGAAGATTGTCAGAAGCTGCTAAGCTGGTTGCTGGAGAACAGTATAATGCCTAACGCCACCACTTATAATTCGCTTATTAAACAACATTGTATCAGGAATGATGTGCATGCAGCTACTCAAACTTGCCGTGATATGTGTGATCAAGGAGTGGTACCAGATGGAAATACCTATAATATACTTATACGAGGACATTGCAAAGCAAGGAATATGAGAGAAGCATGGTTTTTGCGTAAGGAAATGGTTGAAAAGGGATACAATCTCACTCTTGAGACCTATAATTCACTAATTAAGGGATTTATTAAGAGGAAGAAGTATAGGGAGGCTAGAGAACTTTTTGATGAGATGAGAAAGAAGGGATTAGCAGCAGATGAAGAA ACATACTGCACCTTTGCGGATATGAATGATGCCAACAGGAGTATCGATTTGACTTTGATGTTCCGTGCTGAAGAAGTTAAAAG GGTGACTGAAGTGGAAAAATTGTGA
- the LOC121798145 gene encoding wall-associated receptor kinase 3, translated as MNSFITHLSSFLIIILPYLVSSQTCQNTCGQVPIKYPFGTGTGCGDPRFTPYVTCTGEQLTFTTHTGCYTITTIDYSKQVMYISDPTMSTCSCTQPSKGFGLDWDAPFSFHDSTVFALLGCSTTSSPIYSASGDGGSNSNTTFPMCDSEGGSVCSLLYSCEAIGRLSLPITTCCVYTPVDLGPSFEMDLQKLQCTSYSALYGFNGQESNPTGWKYGIAIKYKFNYNNDYPTLCATCEKSGGVCGYESSPDKAFTCNCPDGLNRTTDCLYGGTWSHGSRSIPLKAEALSLIGFTWFVMLVFV; from the exons ATGAACTCATTCATCACTCACCTTTCTTCATTCCTGATCATCATCCTTCCCTACTTAGTCTCATCCCAAACCTGCCAAAACACTTGTGGTCAAGTCCCCATCAAGTACCCGTTCGGCACCGGAACCGGCTGCGGCGACCCGCGCTTCACGCCCTACGTCACCTGCACCGGCGAGCAGCTAACGTTCACCACTCACACCGGTTGCTACACCATCACCACCATAGACTACAGCAAACAAGTCATGTACATTTCCGACCCCACCATGTCAACTTGTTCCTGCACTCAGCCCAGCAAAGGCTTCGGCCTCGACTGGGACGCCCCGTTCAGCTTCCATGACAGCACAGTCTTCGCGCTGCTTGGCTGCTCCACGACCTCCTCACCGATCTACAGTGCCAGTGGAGATGGCGGAAGCAACAGCAATACCACCTTCCCGATGTGTGACTCCGAGGGTGGCTCTGTCTGCAGCCTGCTCTACTCCTGTGAGGCCATCGGCAGGCTGAGCCTGCCAATCACAACATGCTGTGTCTACACGCCCGTGGACCTCGGGCCTTCCTTTGAGATGGACCTGCAGAAGCTGCAATGCACATCTTACTCAGCGCTGTACGGATTCAACGGTCAGGAATCCAACCCCACGGGGTGGAAATATGGGATCGCGATCAAGTATAAGTTCAACTACAACAATGATTACCCGACACTGTGCGCTACCTGTGAGAAGAGTGGCGGAGTCTGTGGATACGAGAGCAGCCCTGACAAGGCATTCACTTGCAACTGCCCCGATGGCTTGAACAGGACGACGGATTGTCTCTATGGAGGAACGTGGAGCCATGGTTCGAGATCTATTCCTTTGAAAGCAG AGGCTCTGTCACTAATCGGCTTTACATGGTTCGTCATGCTGGTCTTCGTCTAG
- the LOC121798146 gene encoding protein TWIN LOV 1-like isoform X1 has translation MESQLGLGGESFDLRYSVWAREVLNELPDCFTITDPCVPGHPIVFASNGFLKMVGYSREEVVGRNGRMFQGPETDRRSVMAIREAIREERGVQISLLNYRKDGTPFWMLFQMCPVFSKEDDRVINFVGVQMPLSRRPRLSGLRLRSECEDGGGVRETVFRCCRREVCSDSILERGRASSVESVSSLDDQEDDINEPCEANEWEKTKANSAINNILSVLINYSEFTGRFVIRKRCCQTGNERLVSSLSITLGRIKQSFVLTNALLPDMPIVYASEAFLKLTGVAGRGVSALCKCPRLYFAI, from the exons ATGGAATCACAACTGGGATTGGGTGGGGAGTCATTTGACTTGAGATACTCTGTGTGGGCGAGGGAAGTTCTGAATGAACTCCCTGATTGTTTTACTATAACCGATCCTTGTGTTCCTGGGCACCCTATTGTGTTTGCTTCAAATGGATTCTTGAAAATGGTTGGTTACTCTAGAGAGGAGGTGGTTGGGAGGAACGGGAGGATGTTCCAGGGCCCGGAGACGGATAGGAGGTCGGTTATGGCGATTCGCGAGGCGATTAGGGAGGAGAGGGGTGTGCAGATTAGTTTGTTGAATTATAGGAAGGATGGGACCCCCTTTTGGATGTTGTTCCAGATGTGTCCTGTTTTCAGTAAGGAGGATGATAGGGTGATTAATTTTGTGGGGGTTCAGATGCCTCTCTCGAGGAGGCCTAGGTTGTCTGGACTCCGGCTCAGGAGTGAGTGTGAAGATGGGGGCGGGGTTCGTGAGACTGTTTTCAGGTGTTGTAGGAGGGAAGTTTGTTCGGATTCGATTTTGGAACGGGGACGTGCATCCTCCGTGGAGTCGGTTTCAAGCCTTGATGATCAAG AAGATGATATTAATGAGCCTTGTGAAGCGAATGAGTGGGAGAAAACAAAGGCCAATTCTGCAATTAACAATATCTTGTCTGTTCTGATAAACTACAGCGAGTTTACAGGCAGATTCGTCATCAGAAAAAGATGCTGTCAAACTGGAAATGAACGTCTTGTTTCCTCCTTAAGTATAACTCTCGGTAGAATCAAACAAAGCTTTGTATT AACGAATGCGCTCTTACCTGACATGCCTATAGTGTATGCGAGTGAGGCTTTCCTGAAACTGACAG GAGTGGCCGGAAGAGGTGTATCCGCCCTATGCAAATGTCCCAGGTTATATTTTGCCATCTGA
- the LOC121798147 gene encoding uncharacterized protein LOC121798147, with protein MAGSVSAEAASGAGGMNGDDDTKSKQAQSKSDPNRKGFTEQCLEKSKSCSAPTNLGSDAGASSGFVKEEHVDATGAAFVKQEENADATAATGVGFVKKEEDVDASGAAFVKQEESAGATAATGVGFVKKEEDVDASGLVAEVDPNLALVEIDPSHQWIDDYITGVELLFTEEQVEALGVPTSADFFIRSSFDNQDYPACFYKVRLHHGSRTDSMFQLAGPIWDALEHPIQQKIALRETLSFCKEGDVLVCY; from the exons ATGGCTGGAAGCGTGTCTGCGGAGGCGGCAAGCGGCGCCGGAGGAATGAACGGTGATGATGATACGAAAAGCAAGCAAGCTCAGAGTAAATCCGATCCGAATCG GAAAGGGTTTACTGAACAATGCCTTGAGAAATCAAAATCATGTTCTGCCCCCACAAATTTGGGGAGTGATGCTGGAGCTTCTTCTGGATTTGTGAAGGAAGAGCATGTCGATGCTACTGGAGCTGCATTTGTGAAGCAGGAAGAGAATGCTGATGCTACTGCAGCGACTGGAGTTGGATTTGTCAAGAAAGAAGAAGACGTCGATGCATCTGGAGCTGCATTTGTGAAGCAGGAAGAGAGTGCTGGTGCTACTGCAGCGACTGGAGTTGGATTTGTCAAGAAGGAAGAAGATGTCGATGCTTCTGGATTAGTCGCAGAGGTTGATCCTAATCTTGCTTTGGTTGAAATAGACCCCTCCCACCAGTGGATCGACGATTACATTACTGGCGTGGAACTGCTGTTCACCGAGGAACAGGTTGAAGCACTTGGTGTGCCGACGTCTGCAGACTTTTTCATACGATCCTCTTTCGACAACCAAGATTATCCTGCTTGTTTCTATAAGGTGCGTTTGCACCATGGATCTCGAACCGACAGCATGTTCCAACTAGCTGGCCCTATATGGGATGCTCTTGAGCATCCCATCCAGCAGAAGATAGCCCTTCGTGAAACCCTTTCGTTTTGCAAGGAAGGTGATGTTTTGGTTTGCTACTAG
- the LOC121798146 gene encoding protein TWIN LOV 1-like isoform X3 has product MESQLGLGGESFDLRYSVWAREVLNELPDCFTITDPCVPGHPIVFASNGFLKMVGYSREEVVGRNGRMFQGPETDRRSVMAIREAIREERGVQISLLNYRKDGTPFWMLFQMCPVFSKEDDRVINFVGVQMPLSRRPRLSGLRLRSECEDGGGVRETVFRCCRREVCSDSILERGRASSVESVSSLDDQEDDINEPCEANEWEKTKANSAINNILSVLINYSEFTGRFVIRKRCCQTGNERLVSSLSITLERMRSYLTSFESSSNRSLLECCSKGLVPRF; this is encoded by the exons ATGGAATCACAACTGGGATTGGGTGGGGAGTCATTTGACTTGAGATACTCTGTGTGGGCGAGGGAAGTTCTGAATGAACTCCCTGATTGTTTTACTATAACCGATCCTTGTGTTCCTGGGCACCCTATTGTGTTTGCTTCAAATGGATTCTTGAAAATGGTTGGTTACTCTAGAGAGGAGGTGGTTGGGAGGAACGGGAGGATGTTCCAGGGCCCGGAGACGGATAGGAGGTCGGTTATGGCGATTCGCGAGGCGATTAGGGAGGAGAGGGGTGTGCAGATTAGTTTGTTGAATTATAGGAAGGATGGGACCCCCTTTTGGATGTTGTTCCAGATGTGTCCTGTTTTCAGTAAGGAGGATGATAGGGTGATTAATTTTGTGGGGGTTCAGATGCCTCTCTCGAGGAGGCCTAGGTTGTCTGGACTCCGGCTCAGGAGTGAGTGTGAAGATGGGGGCGGGGTTCGTGAGACTGTTTTCAGGTGTTGTAGGAGGGAAGTTTGTTCGGATTCGATTTTGGAACGGGGACGTGCATCCTCCGTGGAGTCGGTTTCAAGCCTTGATGATCAAG AAGATGATATTAATGAGCCTTGTGAAGCGAATGAGTGGGAGAAAACAAAGGCCAATTCTGCAATTAACAATATCTTGTCTGTTCTGATAAACTACAGCGAGTTTACAGGCAGATTCGTCATCAGAAAAAGATGCTGTCAAACTGGAAATGAACGTCTTGTTTCCTCCTTAAGTATAACTCTCG AACGAATGCGCTCTTACCTGACAAGTTTTG AAAGTAGTTCCAATCGTTCACTACTCGAGTGCTGTTCTAAAGGACTTGTACCAAGATTCTAG
- the LOC121798146 gene encoding protein TWIN LOV 1-like isoform X4, with protein sequence MESQLGLGGESFDLRYSVWAREVLNELPDCFTITDPCVPGHPIVFASNGFLKMVGYSREEVVGRNGRMFQGPETDRRSVMAIREAIREERGVQISLLNYRKDGTPFWMLFQMCPVFSKEDDRVINFVGVQMPLSRRPRLSGLRLRSECEDGGGVRETVFRCCRREVCSDSILERGRASSVESVSSLDDQEDDINEPCEANEWEKTKANSAINNILSVLINYSEFTGRFVIRKRCCQTGNERLVSSLSITLESSSNRSLLECCSKGLVPRF encoded by the exons ATGGAATCACAACTGGGATTGGGTGGGGAGTCATTTGACTTGAGATACTCTGTGTGGGCGAGGGAAGTTCTGAATGAACTCCCTGATTGTTTTACTATAACCGATCCTTGTGTTCCTGGGCACCCTATTGTGTTTGCTTCAAATGGATTCTTGAAAATGGTTGGTTACTCTAGAGAGGAGGTGGTTGGGAGGAACGGGAGGATGTTCCAGGGCCCGGAGACGGATAGGAGGTCGGTTATGGCGATTCGCGAGGCGATTAGGGAGGAGAGGGGTGTGCAGATTAGTTTGTTGAATTATAGGAAGGATGGGACCCCCTTTTGGATGTTGTTCCAGATGTGTCCTGTTTTCAGTAAGGAGGATGATAGGGTGATTAATTTTGTGGGGGTTCAGATGCCTCTCTCGAGGAGGCCTAGGTTGTCTGGACTCCGGCTCAGGAGTGAGTGTGAAGATGGGGGCGGGGTTCGTGAGACTGTTTTCAGGTGTTGTAGGAGGGAAGTTTGTTCGGATTCGATTTTGGAACGGGGACGTGCATCCTCCGTGGAGTCGGTTTCAAGCCTTGATGATCAAG AAGATGATATTAATGAGCCTTGTGAAGCGAATGAGTGGGAGAAAACAAAGGCCAATTCTGCAATTAACAATATCTTGTCTGTTCTGATAAACTACAGCGAGTTTACAGGCAGATTCGTCATCAGAAAAAGATGCTGTCAAACTGGAAATGAACGTCTTGTTTCCTCCTTAAGTATAACTCTCG AAAGTAGTTCCAATCGTTCACTACTCGAGTGCTGTTCTAAAGGACTTGTACCAAGATTCTAG
- the LOC121798146 gene encoding protein TWIN LOV 1-like isoform X6 — protein sequence MESQLGLGGESFDLRYSVWAREVLNELPDCFTITDPCVPGHPIVFASNGFLKMVGYSREEVVGRNGRMFQGPETDRRSVMAIREAIREERGVQISLLNYRKDGTPFWMLFQMCPVFSKEDDRVINFVGVQMPLSRRPRLSGLRLRSECEDGGGVRETVFRCCRREVCSDSILERGRASSVESVSSLDDQEDDINEPCEANEWEKTKANSAINNILSVLINYSEFTGRFVIRKRCCQTGNERLVSSLSITLGRIKQSFVLK from the exons ATGGAATCACAACTGGGATTGGGTGGGGAGTCATTTGACTTGAGATACTCTGTGTGGGCGAGGGAAGTTCTGAATGAACTCCCTGATTGTTTTACTATAACCGATCCTTGTGTTCCTGGGCACCCTATTGTGTTTGCTTCAAATGGATTCTTGAAAATGGTTGGTTACTCTAGAGAGGAGGTGGTTGGGAGGAACGGGAGGATGTTCCAGGGCCCGGAGACGGATAGGAGGTCGGTTATGGCGATTCGCGAGGCGATTAGGGAGGAGAGGGGTGTGCAGATTAGTTTGTTGAATTATAGGAAGGATGGGACCCCCTTTTGGATGTTGTTCCAGATGTGTCCTGTTTTCAGTAAGGAGGATGATAGGGTGATTAATTTTGTGGGGGTTCAGATGCCTCTCTCGAGGAGGCCTAGGTTGTCTGGACTCCGGCTCAGGAGTGAGTGTGAAGATGGGGGCGGGGTTCGTGAGACTGTTTTCAGGTGTTGTAGGAGGGAAGTTTGTTCGGATTCGATTTTGGAACGGGGACGTGCATCCTCCGTGGAGTCGGTTTCAAGCCTTGATGATCAAG AAGATGATATTAATGAGCCTTGTGAAGCGAATGAGTGGGAGAAAACAAAGGCCAATTCTGCAATTAACAATATCTTGTCTGTTCTGATAAACTACAGCGAGTTTACAGGCAGATTCGTCATCAGAAAAAGATGCTGTCAAACTGGAAATGAACGTCTTGTTTCCTCCTTAAGTATAACTCTCGGTAGAATCAAACAAAGCTTTGTATT AAAGTAG
- the LOC121798146 gene encoding protein TWIN LOV 1-like isoform X5 codes for MESQLGLGGESFDLRYSVWAREVLNELPDCFTITDPCVPGHPIVFASNGFLKMVGYSREEVVGRNGRMFQGPETDRRSVMAIREAIREERGVQISLLNYRKDGTPFWMLFQMCPVFSKEDDRVINFVGVQMPLSRRPRLSGLRLRSECEDGGGVRETVFRCCRREVCSDSILERGRASSVESVSSLDDQEDDINEPCEANEWEKTKANSAINNILSVLINYSEFTGRFVIRKRCCQTGNERLVSSLSITLGRIKQSFVLTNALLPDKF; via the exons ATGGAATCACAACTGGGATTGGGTGGGGAGTCATTTGACTTGAGATACTCTGTGTGGGCGAGGGAAGTTCTGAATGAACTCCCTGATTGTTTTACTATAACCGATCCTTGTGTTCCTGGGCACCCTATTGTGTTTGCTTCAAATGGATTCTTGAAAATGGTTGGTTACTCTAGAGAGGAGGTGGTTGGGAGGAACGGGAGGATGTTCCAGGGCCCGGAGACGGATAGGAGGTCGGTTATGGCGATTCGCGAGGCGATTAGGGAGGAGAGGGGTGTGCAGATTAGTTTGTTGAATTATAGGAAGGATGGGACCCCCTTTTGGATGTTGTTCCAGATGTGTCCTGTTTTCAGTAAGGAGGATGATAGGGTGATTAATTTTGTGGGGGTTCAGATGCCTCTCTCGAGGAGGCCTAGGTTGTCTGGACTCCGGCTCAGGAGTGAGTGTGAAGATGGGGGCGGGGTTCGTGAGACTGTTTTCAGGTGTTGTAGGAGGGAAGTTTGTTCGGATTCGATTTTGGAACGGGGACGTGCATCCTCCGTGGAGTCGGTTTCAAGCCTTGATGATCAAG AAGATGATATTAATGAGCCTTGTGAAGCGAATGAGTGGGAGAAAACAAAGGCCAATTCTGCAATTAACAATATCTTGTCTGTTCTGATAAACTACAGCGAGTTTACAGGCAGATTCGTCATCAGAAAAAGATGCTGTCAAACTGGAAATGAACGTCTTGTTTCCTCCTTAAGTATAACTCTCGGTAGAATCAAACAAAGCTTTGTATT AACGAATGCGCTCTTACCTGACAAGTTTTG A
- the LOC121798146 gene encoding protein TWIN LOV 1-like isoform X2 has translation MESQLGLGGESFDLRYSVWAREVLNELPDCFTITDPCVPGHPIVFASNGFLKMVGYSREEVVGRNGRMFQGPETDRRSVMAIREAIREERGVQISLLNYRKDGTPFWMLFQMCPVFSKEDDRVINFVGVQMPLSRRPRLSGLRLRSECEDGGGVRETVFRCCRREVCSDSILERGRASSVESVSSLDDQEDDINEPCEANEWEKTKANSAINNILSVLINYSEFTGRFVIRKRCCQTGNERLVSSLSITLGRIKQSFVLTNALLPDKFWQVFFVYKMNIIFC, from the exons ATGGAATCACAACTGGGATTGGGTGGGGAGTCATTTGACTTGAGATACTCTGTGTGGGCGAGGGAAGTTCTGAATGAACTCCCTGATTGTTTTACTATAACCGATCCTTGTGTTCCTGGGCACCCTATTGTGTTTGCTTCAAATGGATTCTTGAAAATGGTTGGTTACTCTAGAGAGGAGGTGGTTGGGAGGAACGGGAGGATGTTCCAGGGCCCGGAGACGGATAGGAGGTCGGTTATGGCGATTCGCGAGGCGATTAGGGAGGAGAGGGGTGTGCAGATTAGTTTGTTGAATTATAGGAAGGATGGGACCCCCTTTTGGATGTTGTTCCAGATGTGTCCTGTTTTCAGTAAGGAGGATGATAGGGTGATTAATTTTGTGGGGGTTCAGATGCCTCTCTCGAGGAGGCCTAGGTTGTCTGGACTCCGGCTCAGGAGTGAGTGTGAAGATGGGGGCGGGGTTCGTGAGACTGTTTTCAGGTGTTGTAGGAGGGAAGTTTGTTCGGATTCGATTTTGGAACGGGGACGTGCATCCTCCGTGGAGTCGGTTTCAAGCCTTGATGATCAAG AAGATGATATTAATGAGCCTTGTGAAGCGAATGAGTGGGAGAAAACAAAGGCCAATTCTGCAATTAACAATATCTTGTCTGTTCTGATAAACTACAGCGAGTTTACAGGCAGATTCGTCATCAGAAAAAGATGCTGTCAAACTGGAAATGAACGTCTTGTTTCCTCCTTAAGTATAACTCTCGGTAGAATCAAACAAAGCTTTGTATT AACGAATGCGCTCTTACCTGACAAGTTTTGGCAAGTATTTTTCGTTTATAAGATGAATATCATTTTTtgctaa
- the LOC121800555 gene encoding putative F-box/kelch-repeat protein At3g22730, with protein MKHDLYLLQEIWIEILMRLPIRSIARCKCVCKLWRYLVQSYTPKPGMAFLHQDKMGYAVCDEAYEPLVRFRLPPPHDQYAIPRVIIDSVNGLLLLWDGSDNHHNILFIVNPMTCEYIELPPLPTRRCLFGFGVSKLNGQYKILCVDESRTCDLFTLGEGEGEGLWRIIPSAATRLPDKSRVSRYLQTRLLRAYTLFFRGNLHWIATDFENNFVVCCFDFETDVFTSFSLSPRENGYSVYTYGEQQLCVLNDQLWACDIIGDNVVIWKMNNYQDSNSWKTEYTFAQIPSSIHEPNFHYIVFPLKVFSNGDLLVGVEDRLLVYSTTTKVMVPYAHLQRSHYHNLPNITHYTPSFLSLKIMGINNVSSLLIY; from the coding sequence ATGAAGCATGATTTGTATCTACTGCAAGAAATATGGATAGAGATTTTGATGAGACTTCCGATTAGAAGCATTGCGAGATGCAAATGCGTTTGTAAATTATGGCGCTATCTCGTGCAATCGTATACTCCAAAACCAGGTATGGCTTTCCTTCATCAAGACAAGATGGGTTACGCCGTCTGCGATGAGGCCTATGAGCCTCTTGTCCGATTCCGCTTGCCACCTCCTCATGATCAATATGCAATCCCTCGTGTTATAATTGATTCGGTTAATGGTTTGCTTTTGTTGTGGGATGGATCGGATAATCATCATAATATTCTTTTCATAGTCAATCCAATGACTTGTGAATATATCGAGCTTCCTCCTCTACCTACACGTAGGTGCCTATTTGGGTTTGGGGTAAGCAAATTAAACGGGCAATATAAGATTTTATGTGTCGATGAATCTAGGACTTGTGACCTCTTCACTctaggagaaggagaaggagaggggTTGTGGAGAATCATCCCATCAGCAGCGACTAGACTACCCGACAAATCACGGGTGTCCAGATACCTCCAAACTAGACTTTTACGTgcttatactttattttttagaGGAAATCTTCACTGGATTGCAACTGATTTCGAGAATAATTTTGTGGTTTGTTGCTTTGATTTTGAAACAGATGTCTTTACCAGTTTTTCTCTGTCCCCTCGTGAAAATGGATATTCCGTTTATACATATGGCGAACAACAACTATGTGTTTTGAATGATCAACTATGGGCATGCGATATAATAGGTGATAATGTTGTTATTTGGAAGATGAACAACTATCAAGATTCAAATTCTTGGAAAACAGAGTATACCTTTGCCCAAATACCAAGTAGTATCCATGAACCAAATTTCCATTATATTGTTTTTCCGCTCAAAGTTTTCAGCAATGGTGACTTGTTGGTTGGTGTTGAAGATCGATTACTTGTGTACTCTACAACCACCAAAGTTATGGTCCCATACGCTCATCTTCAGCGATCTCACTATCATAATTTGCCTAATATAACACATTATACCCCCAGCTTTCTTTCACTCAAAATCATGGGAATTAACAATGTTTCATCATTACTTATTTACTAG